GCTCGGCGCGGTGGGCGCTGCCCTCGACGACGCGATCAAAACGAAAGTGACCAAACACATTGCGCGCCTGCTGGCCACTGAACTGCAACCGCAACCACAGCGCGTCGCCGTCGAGTTTCGGCGCTGGCTACTTCTTTCTGGCGGGACCTCGGTTGGACTTTCGTGTATCGCGTTCCCATTTGATCCTCACGGGGCGGCGCCGGTCGGGAATCTGCAGAGCATCACCACTAGGTTCCTCGATGGCTACGACTTCGCCTGTGCAGTGAGCAAGGACTACATTATGGGTTGCGTCGAGGATCGTTTGGCCGACTCGGGACTTGTTGGCTATCAGCAAGACACCCGGATCTCTGGTGATGCCGGAATCGGCGGTGGGCTCACCATCGACTATCACGCACGGATTGATGCCGTCGGTAGCGAGTGGTTGCCTCCCTCCGGGGGAGTCGGCTTTGTAAAGCTGACAGCTAACGGCCATGGCTGGTCATCGCGCCTCCACCGGAGCGGCGTCTACAACATTGGGTCTTTACATCTTGGTGACCTGGCAATGACGTTCACAGTGAGCCAGACGGTGATGATCGTCAGTGACGCTGCTGGATTAAGCTTTGCGGTCAGTCTAGCCGGAGCACCGCTGATCGTAGTGTCCTATAACGGACCGTACGCAGGAAAAATGCGTGACGCGGTTCGCAAAGCGCTTTCCCAGCAACTGAATACACAGCTGAAACCATTGCTCGCCGAGGTCGCTACCAGCCTCAGCGCATTGGCTTCGACATCGATGCGTCAGAAGCTAGAAGGTCAACTGCGAGCTTTGGATCCAAAGGTCCAAATTGCTGTTGAGACAAGTTGTTTCGAACCTGAAGGATTCATTCTGCGTGGGCAGATTCAGCTGACTAGCCGGCGCCCCCCTGTTGTGAGATTTGCGATCAACGCTGCCGGTGACGGTTTTACCGCGTTCGATTCCTGGATTCCTGGGGGGCGGGTAGATAGCTTCGCATGGACCTGGCAGCCGTTGACTGGCTCACTGTTAGCCGGCCCCGACGCGGGTGGATCGGCCACCTACACGCACGTGTTCGACCTGCGCCGACCCGCGCTGGATTTCACTCAGTTTGGGCGAGCTGTTGTGGCCGAACGGCATCTGCCGGGTGTCGACGGGCCGGGACGGGTTTGCCTGCAGATTCGGGGGCGTCACATTGATGACATCACAGGCACGTTCACGCCGGTGTCCAGCGTCATTCACTGTGAAGTGTTTGGATTGGGCGGTATCGTTTCGCATGCCGCCAGCGGACAGCCCTACCTTCGTGCTACATGGACTCCTGCAGAGGCAAAGCCGCCGACCAGGGACAATGTGCTAATTCGTCTCGCGCCCTCCGAGGACAACCCGGGTTCGGGGAACAGTCTAGTGGTGATGGTGGGTCGAAGATGCTCAGACGAGGACCTTTGCGGAATTCTTCGTGAAGCGCTGCCGCAGTGCACACGAACAGATGCAGGCCTCACCGTGGTGCTAGTGCGCGCCGACACCTCGCCCGAATGGTCAGCGGGAGCCCAGGCCGCGGCCGCAGACTTGCCAGCCGCCGCATTCTTCTTTCATGACGCTCTGGATAGCTGGTCTCGTTATCTGGGTTTCGGCCACGCGACCGACGACCCGCAGTGGCGGCTAATCAATCCGCGCGGCGAGCCGACGTGGGTCCACTCTGGGCTAATCACGGGTACCGATCTTGCACAAGCGCTTGATGATCAGCTAGCGCCGTCTAATCGACCCTCTTTCGCGCGGATTTACAGGCCGTTCAACCTCGGCGATTTCGTCAACATCAGTCTGCCGGCACGCAACTGCCCGCCGATACCTGTGCAGCGCGCGGAGAGCGGATCACGCGTCGCATTTGTGACGGCCGAGCATGCCAGCGAGGACACGTTGCGCAGTTTGTGCAACTATCCAGCCGATGAGCCCCTTACCGCCATCGTCGTCGAAGGAGCCGATGGGCGTGCCGTCGATGTCATCGCTTCGCGCGACGGTGCGAACATCCCGGTCGTGGCAGATCCTTACGGACACATCTCCAGTCGCGTGGGCGCCTACATAACCCCATGCGTCTACACGCTTGATGGGCGAGGACGCCTCACCGACGTCACGGTCGGCATACAGTCACGGGCCGCCCATTCCACTGATGCCACCGTCTAGGAGAGATGATGTCGATTTTCGTCTTCGCCGACACATTGTTCAACGTGTCGCCTGCTGAACAACAGCTGCTCGTGAGGGTCATCAACAGCGCCGTGAACTGCGACCCCAACCTCGAGTGGGAAAACGAGCACCACATGGGTTCGGACTACAAGAAGGCAGTCTATGCCTCGTCGAACCTGACTAATCAAGTCCTGTTTGCTGAGTCACGCGCAATGATTAACGCACTGATCAACTCACCAAGAAGGATTGAGGTGCGAGGGTGCGGACCGGATTGGCAAGGTTTCGGAATGGGATCCCCCATATCTAGTTTCGGCGGTCTCTATGTCGCCGTCGATGGGTCTACATACGATATTCGGGTCGACACGTCCGACTGGGGAGGGACCGGGTATGTACACCCGAACCTGTCCTTGACTGCGACGGTGTACAGCTTCGTGGACACCCGCGTCTATAACGCCTTAACGATGGCGTTTCTAGGGCAGACTAACTACCTCGACGTGAATGCCACTTTCCCACGGATCCACTACGAGAATCGTTATCGGGCCAATGTTGGAGTGGAGAGGCGCGGGTTCGTCGCCGCATACGCGACCCAGGGTATGCCCGATGACGGCGGAACGGACTGGCCAGCCTGCACCAAGCCGCTTTTCAAAGAACACAAGGTCGCCGACTCAGAGTACTCACCGCCGAAGTGGCAATAGTGCAGGCCAGCGGCGCCAGTCTCGGTGATGCTGCCACTGAAGGTGAGGCGGTCCACTATCGCAGCGCAGAGCCGCGGGTCGGTGAAGGTCTTGGTTCGATCCGCTGAAAGCTTCTTGCCGGCCGTGAGATGTTCGAGTGGATGTGTGCCCGGCTCGCCGGGGTGATTGCCCAAGGGCAAGCCGATGGAGAGTTTTCCGCCGACTTGCCAGCTGGCGATATCGGAGCCGTGGTGATCGCCGCCAAGTTCGGGCAACCGTGCTCGGGTCGCCTAACTGGGCGGCGGCACCCAATTCTGCAGTACCCTGCGCCCGATCAGCTGGCACCCATGGGTGAACGCCAATTGCTTTGCCGCATTGGTGAATTCCTGATTGCTCACCACGATGCTCCGGCTGCACCCGTGGTGGCGGGCGCCGGCGACTACCTGCTGCACTGCGGCGACGCCGACAGGTTTTCCGTACCGCTTGCATTGGATCGCCACGCAACGTTGGTCCTTCTCCGCGATCAGGTCGACACCGTAGTCGCCGACCTGCGAAGTGAACCTGACTTCCCAGCCCGCGCGGGCTAGCCGGGTGGCCACGTAATCCTCGAACTCGACGCCGTCCATGTCGTCGATCGTGCTCATGGAATCCCGTCGGCGCGACCATTCTCGCACCACGCACCAGGACAGCGCTTCGGTCAGCAGGACGAGGTAGAAGGCGACGGCCCCGGCTCCAATACTGTGCCGCATGATGCCAAGGACCAGCCCTATGGCTATTGGAACGACGACGGTGCTGCGCACGAGCCGATGATAGGGACGAGCCCCGACAGCGGGACCGCGTCGCAGAACCCGACGTGTTCGGGCGGTGAACGGCGTATGAATTGTCACCGGGTACGGCCGTCGCCGGTGGCGGCAGCCGCGCTGTCTTCGTGAGACTGGTCGGGTGACGACAGACAATCACCCGCACTTCCTGCGATCCGTGATCCGCTGGCTGCAGGCCGGCTACCCCGAAGGCGTCCCCGGCCCCGACCGCGTGCCACTGTTCGCACTGCTGCGAAGCACGCCGCTCACCAACGACCAGATCGAACAAGTCATCAACAATCTCACCGCGAAGGATTCGCTCGCCGCCGCCGACGGCGTCATCGACGGCGACGAGATCGCCGCGTCCATCAGTGAGCTGACCAGCAAGGACCCCGGGCCGGAGAACGTGCGGCGGGTGGCCGCCATTCTCGCCGCCGTCGGCTGGCCGCTCGCGGGTATCGACGTCAGCGAGGTCATCCCGGGCGACGAGGACGGAGAGGCGGCTGAAGAGGTCGCGGCACGCATCCGCGCCGCGACCCAAGCCTGACTACAGCGTCGAGATGTCGATGACGAAGCGGTACCGCACGTCACTGGCCAGCACCCGCTCGTAGGCTTCGTTGACGTAATTTGCCTCGATAACCTCGATTTCGGGCGTCACGTTGTGCTCGGCGCAGAAGTCGAGCATCTCCTGGGTCTCGGCGATCCCACCGATGTTCGACCCGGACAGGCTTCGCCGCGCTGATGCCAGCGCGAAGGCGTGTACCTGCATCGGATGCTCGGGGATACCGAGTTCCACCATGGTGCCGTCGATGTCGAGCAGGCTCATGTACTGGCCGAGGTCCAGGTTGGCCGAGACGGTGTTCAGGATCAGGTCGAACTCGTTGCGCAGCTTCTTGAAGGTGTCGGGGTCGGAGGTGGCGAAGTAATCGCTTGCGCCCAACCGCAATCCGTCTTCCATCTTCTTCAACGACTGCGACAGCACGGTTACTTTGGCGCCCATCGCCGCGCCTAGTTTGACCCCCACGTGGCCCAGGCCGCCAAGGCCGATGATCCCCAGCCGGGTGTCTGGACCTGCTTTCCAATGCCGCAGCGGGGAGAACAAGGTGATGCCCGCGCACAGCAGCGGCGCGGCCTTGTCCAGCGGCAACGAGTCGGGGATGCGAACGACGAAGTTCTCGTCGACGACGACGGCCTGGCTGTAACCGCCGTGCGTCGGGGTGCCGTCTTTGTCGATGGAGTTGTACGTGAAGGTGGCGCCGTTCTTGCAGTACTGCTCGAGTCCGGCTTTGCAGCTGCTGCATCGACCGCAGGAGTTCACCATGCAGCCAACGCCGACGTGGTCGCCCACCTTGTGCTTGGTTACCTCCGAGCCGACAGCGCTCACCACACCGGCGATCTCGTGGCCGGGGACGACTGGATAGTTGGGGACACCCCACTCTGCCTTGACGGTGTGAATATCAGAGTGACAGATTCCGGCGAATTTGATGTCGATGGCCACGTCGTGCGGGCCCGGTTCGCGGCGCTCGATGGTGGTCTTGGTCAACGGCTCGGTTGCCGAGGTTGCTGCATATGCGGAAACAGTGCTCATCGTCAAAATCCCTTTTCGATATGGTTCGCTCTAGAAAAGCTTAGCTAAGGTAACGTTCTCGGGCCAGTCCGGCGGAGGTGGGCGCGGTCACGTTCTAGCTTATGACCTGCTCAGGTGCGCTTAATTGATCGGTGCGTTGACCCAGCGCAGATCGTTGACAATGCCGCGGGCGGCGATCAGTCCCTGTCCCGCCTGCCAGATCTCGTCGTTGACGACGAACACCCGGTTGTCGCGGTTGGCGCCGAGCTTGCGCCACGGAGCGCTGTCTAGGACGGTGGCGGCGCGGTCGGTGGCCGTCTGCGAGGCACACGACACATAGATGATGTCGCCGTCGGCCGCCGAGAGGTCCGGGTCTTTGGCCAGGTCGGCATCGGTGGCGCCGAACTCGATGTAGGGCTTGTCGGTGAATCGCTGCGGTCCCGGCCGGTCCACTTTGACCGCGGCCAGCACACTGGCGGGGAAGTTGTTGGCGCCGTACACCCGCAGGGTGGTCGCCGTCAGCTGGACCACCGACACCTGGAAGTGGGCCGAGTCGTGCTTGGTCCCGACGTCGGTGGCCCGCTGGGTGAAGCCGTTGATCAGCGCGTCCGCCGCGGCGCCCCGAGCCGTCGCGGCGCCGATCGCACGCAGGTTGTCCTGCCAGGCTGCGCCGGGTGCCGCTGTGAACACGGTCGGCGCGATCGCCGCCAGCTGCGTATACAGAGTCGGCGTCAGTGCCACCGAACCGAGGATCAGATCCGGATGGGCCGCGGCGATCGCGTTGAGGTCCGGCGAGGTGCGGGTGCCGACCCCGGGTACGTCGTGCAGCACTTTGCCCAGGTAGGACGGTTGGCCCTGCGTGCCGTCGGCCAGCGCGGCGCCGACCACCCGGGACTGCAGCCCAAGCGCGCACAGCGCATCGAGCTGGTCGCCGGAGAGAACCACGATGCGTTGCGGGTCGGCGGCCACCTGCGCGGTGTCGGGGGAGACGCCCGCGGCGTTGTGCGCCGGGCGGGTGGCCGGACCCGGATCGGGGGCTGCCGGGTCCTTGGCGCACGACTCGTCGGGCTTGCGGTCGTTGCCCAGCACCCCGGCGCCGGCGATCTGGGTGGTGGGCGTCACCAGGGGCCGCGAGGTCGTGGGTTTGTCGGGGCCGCAGCCGACGCAAGTCAGCGCGATAGCCGCCAGGGTCAGGGCGGCCAGGGGGAGTCTGAGGCCGCCGCATCGGATCGAAAACATTGCCGCGAGCGTAACGCCACTGCGAGAATCCGCGCCGAAAGCCGCAGCCACGTTCCACTAGTAAGCGGCATTGGGACCGGCGCACGGACGCAATTACGACAGTTTGTAGGACCAGACCTTCCGCGAACCTGATCGGGGGCTAAGATTCGACTCATATCGTTGTGCGCCCCTGTCCGGATGGATGTTTGGAGGAGCTGTTGACAGCCGAAGCGCCCCCTCGGGGAGAACTCGAGGCCGTCCGACCCTACCCGGCTCGGACGGGTCCCAAAGGGAACCTGATCTACAAGCTGATCACCACCACCGATCACAAGCTGATCGGCATTATGTACTGCGTCGCGTGCTTCATCTTTTTCTTGATCGGCGGCCTGTTGGCGCTGCTGATGCGGACTGAGTTGGCCGCGCCCGGGTTGCAATTCCTGTCCAACGAGCAGTTCAACCAGCTGTTCACCATGCACGGCACGATCATGCTGCTGTTCTATGCGACGCCGATCGTGTTCGGCTTCGCGAACCTGGTGCTGCCGCTACAGATCGGCGCGCCCGACGTGGCGTTCCCGCGGCTGAACGCCTTCTCGTTTTGGCTGTTCCTCTTCGGTGCCACGATCGGTATGGCTGGCTTCATCACTCCCGGTGGCGCGGCCGACTTCGGCTGGACGGCTTACACCCCGTTGACCGACGCCATCCACTCGCCCGGTGTCGGCGGTGACCTGTGGATCATGGGCATTGCCGTCGGTGGTCTGGGCACCATCCTGGGCGCGGTCAACATGATCACCACCGTGGTCTGCATGCGCGCCCCCGGCATGACGATGTTCCGGATGCCGATCTTCACCTGGAACATCCTGGTCACCTCGATCTTGGTGCTCATCGCGTTCCCGCTGCTGACCGCGGCGCTGTTCGGATTGTTCGCCGACCGGCACCTGGGCGCACACATCTACGACCCGGCTAATGGCGGCGTCCTGTTGTGGCAGCACCTGTTCTGGTTCTTCGGTCACCCCGAGGTGTACATCCTGGCGCTGCCGTTCTTCGGGGTGGTATCCGAGATTTTCCCGGTCTTCTCGCGTAAGCCGATCTTTGGTTACACCACGCTGGTGTACGCCACCCTGTCGATCGCGGCGCTGTCGGTCGCGGTGTGGGCGCATCATATGTTCGCCACCGGCGCGGTGCTGCTGCCGTTCTTCTCGTTCATGACGTTCCTGATCGCGGTGCCCACTGGCATCAAGTTCTTCAACTGGGTCGGCACCATGTGGCGAGGGCAGTTGACTTTCGAGACACCCATGCTGTTCTCGGTCGGCTTCGCGGTCACCTTCCTGCTTGGCGGGCTCAGCGGTGTGTTGCTGGCCAGCCCGCCGCTGGACTTCCACGTCACGGACAGCTACTTCGTGGTCGCGCACTTCCACTACGTGCTGTTCGGCACGATCGTGTTCTCCACGTTCGCCGGCTTGTACTTCTGGTTCCCGAAGATGACCGGACGACTGCTGGATGAGCGGCTGGGCAAGGTGCACTTCTGGCTGACGTTCATCGGTTTTCACACCACCTTCCTGGTGCAGCACTGGGTTGGAGACCAGGGCATGCCGCGTCGCTACGCCGACTACCTGCCCACCGACAACTTCCAGACCCTCAACGTCATCTCCACGGTCGGCGCGTTCATCCTGGGCATCGGAATGATCCCGTTCGTCTGGAACGTGTTCAAGAGCTGGCGTTACGGCGAGGTGGTGACGGTCGACGACCCGTGGGGTTACGGCAACTCGCTGGAATGGGCCACCAGTTGCCCGCCGCCGCGACACAACTTCACCGAGCTGCCCCGCATCCGTTCGGAGCGCCCGGCATTCGAGCTGCACTACCCGCATATGGTGGAACGGATGCGCGCGGAGTCCCACGTGGGCCGTGCGCATGGCAAGGAAGGGCACGACGTCACGCGCCTAGACGACGCCACCGTCCGCTCTTGATGATTGGCGGCATCCGCGGGTGACTGTTTCACCCAAGGTGTCGGTGCTGATCACGGTCACCGGCATCGACCAGCCCGGGGTGACTTCTGCGCTCTTCGAGGTGCTCGGCCGGCACGGTGTCGAACTGCTCAACGTCGAGCAGGTGGTCATCCGGGGCCGGCTGACGCTCGGGGTGTTGGTTACCTGTCCGCTTGAGGTTGCCGACGGCACCGAGCTGCGCGACGACGTCGAGTGTGCCATCCGCGGCGTGGGTCTGGACGTGACGATCGAGCGCAGCAACGATCTGCCGATCATCCAGGATCCCTCCACGCACACCATCTTTGTGCTGGGCCGGCCGATCACCGCCGGAGCTTTCGGCGCGGTCGCGCGTGAAGTGGCGGCTCTGGGCGTAAACATCGACTTCATCCGTGGTGTCTCCGACTACCCGGTGACGGGCCTGGAGTTGCGGGTGTCGGTGCCCCGGGGTGCCTTCGAGCCGTTGCAGACCGCCTTGACCCGGGTGGCCAGCGACGAGCGCGTCGACGTCGCCGTCGAGGACTACGGTCTGGCGTGGCGGACCAAACGGCTCATTGTGTTCGACGTCGACTCCACGCTGGTCCAGGGCGAAGTCATCGAGATGCTGGCTGCCCGGGCGGGCGCGCAGGGCAAAGTAGCGGCTATCACCGAGGCCGCGATGCGAGGTGAGCTGGACTTCGCCGAATCGCTGGAACAGCGGGTGGCCACGCTGGCGGGCCTGCCGGCGTCGGTGATCCAGGAGGTCGCCGACCGGCTGGAGTTGATGCCCGGCGCTCGCACCACGATACGTACGTTGCAGCGCTTGGGATTTCGCTGCGGTGTGGTGTCCGGCGGGTTCCGGCCCATCATCGAGCCGCTCGCCGAGGCGCTGAAGCTGGACTACGTCGCGGCCAACGAGCTGGAGATCGTCGACGGCTTGCTCACCGGCCGGGTGGTTGGCACCATTGTCGACCGAGCCGGCAAAGCCACCGCGCTGCGCGAATTCGCGGACCAATACGGCGTACCGATGGAGCAGACGGTTGCCGTGGGCGACGGTGCCAACGACATCGACATGCTGGCCGCGGCGGGGATGGGGATTGCGTTCAACGCCAAGCCTGCGCTGCGGGAGGTTGCTGACGCGTCGTTGAGTCATCC
The nucleotide sequence above comes from Mycobacterium vicinigordonae. Encoded proteins:
- a CDS encoding restriction endonuclease, giving the protein MRSTVVVPIAIGLVLGIMRHSIGAGAVAFYLVLLTEALSWCVVREWSRRRDSMSTIDDMDGVEFEDYVATRLARAGWEVRFTSQVGDYGVDLIAEKDQRCVAIQCKRYGKPVGVAAVQQVVAGARHHGCSRSIVVSNQEFTNAAKQLAFTHGCQLIGRRVLQNWVPPPS
- a CDS encoding DUF3349 domain-containing protein codes for the protein MTTDNHPHFLRSVIRWLQAGYPEGVPGPDRVPLFALLRSTPLTNDQIEQVINNLTAKDSLAAADGVIDGDEIAASISELTSKDPGPENVRRVAAILAAVGWPLAGIDVSEVIPGDEDGEAAEEVAARIRAATQA
- a CDS encoding NAD(P)-dependent alcohol dehydrogenase, which produces MSTVSAYAATSATEPLTKTTIERREPGPHDVAIDIKFAGICHSDIHTVKAEWGVPNYPVVPGHEIAGVVSAVGSEVTKHKVGDHVGVGCMVNSCGRCSSCKAGLEQYCKNGATFTYNSIDKDGTPTHGGYSQAVVVDENFVVRIPDSLPLDKAAPLLCAGITLFSPLRHWKAGPDTRLGIIGLGGLGHVGVKLGAAMGAKVTVLSQSLKKMEDGLRLGASDYFATSDPDTFKKLRNEFDLILNTVSANLDLGQYMSLLDIDGTMVELGIPEHPMQVHAFALASARRSLSGSNIGGIAETQEMLDFCAEHNVTPEIEVIEANYVNEAYERVLASDVRYRFVIDISTL
- a CDS encoding iron-siderophore ABC transporter substrate-binding protein, whose protein sequence is MRCGGLRLPLAALTLAAIALTCVGCGPDKPTTSRPLVTPTTQIAGAGVLGNDRKPDESCAKDPAAPDPGPATRPAHNAAGVSPDTAQVAADPQRIVVLSGDQLDALCALGLQSRVVGAALADGTQGQPSYLGKVLHDVPGVGTRTSPDLNAIAAAHPDLILGSVALTPTLYTQLAAIAPTVFTAAPGAAWQDNLRAIGAATARGAAADALINGFTQRATDVGTKHDSAHFQVSVVQLTATTLRVYGANNFPASVLAAVKVDRPGPQRFTDKPYIEFGATDADLAKDPDLSAADGDIIYVSCASQTATDRAATVLDSAPWRKLGANRDNRVFVVNDEIWQAGQGLIAARGIVNDLRWVNAPIN
- the ctaD gene encoding cytochrome c oxidase subunit I — protein: MTAEAPPRGELEAVRPYPARTGPKGNLIYKLITTTDHKLIGIMYCVACFIFFLIGGLLALLMRTELAAPGLQFLSNEQFNQLFTMHGTIMLLFYATPIVFGFANLVLPLQIGAPDVAFPRLNAFSFWLFLFGATIGMAGFITPGGAADFGWTAYTPLTDAIHSPGVGGDLWIMGIAVGGLGTILGAVNMITTVVCMRAPGMTMFRMPIFTWNILVTSILVLIAFPLLTAALFGLFADRHLGAHIYDPANGGVLLWQHLFWFFGHPEVYILALPFFGVVSEIFPVFSRKPIFGYTTLVYATLSIAALSVAVWAHHMFATGAVLLPFFSFMTFLIAVPTGIKFFNWVGTMWRGQLTFETPMLFSVGFAVTFLLGGLSGVLLASPPLDFHVTDSYFVVAHFHYVLFGTIVFSTFAGLYFWFPKMTGRLLDERLGKVHFWLTFIGFHTTFLVQHWVGDQGMPRRYADYLPTDNFQTLNVISTVGAFILGIGMIPFVWNVFKSWRYGEVVTVDDPWGYGNSLEWATSCPPPRHNFTELPRIRSERPAFELHYPHMVERMRAESHVGRAHGKEGHDVTRLDDATVRS
- the serB gene encoding phosphoserine phosphatase SerB, with the protein product MTVSPKVSVLITVTGIDQPGVTSALFEVLGRHGVELLNVEQVVIRGRLTLGVLVTCPLEVADGTELRDDVECAIRGVGLDVTIERSNDLPIIQDPSTHTIFVLGRPITAGAFGAVAREVAALGVNIDFIRGVSDYPVTGLELRVSVPRGAFEPLQTALTRVASDERVDVAVEDYGLAWRTKRLIVFDVDSTLVQGEVIEMLAARAGAQGKVAAITEAAMRGELDFAESLEQRVATLAGLPASVIQEVADRLELMPGARTTIRTLQRLGFRCGVVSGGFRPIIEPLAEALKLDYVAANELEIVDGLLTGRVVGTIVDRAGKATALREFADQYGVPMEQTVAVGDGANDIDMLAAAGMGIAFNAKPALREVADASLSHPYLDTVLFLLGVTRGEIEAADAVDGVMRRVEIPAD